DNA sequence from the Pseudochaenichthys georgianus chromosome 8, fPseGeo1.2, whole genome shotgun sequence genome:
TCAGAGCATGAATACATATGGGTCATAAGGTCATTATAGCCAACATTTAAAGATTCACAAGGCGGTGAAGTAAATCCCACTTCAACTTTCATTAATTGGTCAGCTACTGGTGTTCTTTTGCACAAAATAAGATCAAATGGGTCGGAGCAAGATCATATGAGCAAATATAAAAAGACAGAAGGTATAACGGGGGATGAAGCCTCTCAGATGAGATTTGTCAAAAGGAAAGATAACTTTTTATCACCAAAAATACGAACAGAATATTATTTGTGTGTTTGCAATAACTTAGTTTGCGCCAATAATGAATTCCTTTGGTGAACTGCTTCCACTACATGTTACATGTCTGCActtcatgaatacatacaagGTCATAATAGCCAACATGTAAAGATCTGCCAGACAGTAAGTCCCTCCACTAATTGGTCAGAGTCATGAGTCAGAGCAAGGCCATGTGAGCGTGGTAGAAACAGCAGGGGTGAAAGAAGTTGGAGCCTCTCCAGGCGGCAtgtaatcccccccccccccccccctgacgcATTCACAATGAGCAAAGTGAGCAGCTCTGTCAGCCCCCTGGCAGCAATCAAGCAAGCCCCCCGAGGCTCTCAGCGTGTTCCCAGCCTGTTCATTACGACCCACAGGCGCTGTAGagtcagaggggggggggcggcacTGACGTGTGACTGCTGGCTTACCTTCGCTCCGCACCGTGAAGGGAGAGTCTCCGGGTCTCTTGGCCGAGAGCTGGCCCCCGAGAGAGGTCATTAGAAAGCACAGGCTGAAGAAGCCAATCCCCACCACAAAGATCCTGCAGCAGATAGACAGAGACCAGAGGCCGATTACACGACACAAGAGCATGACGGGGGTTTTTTCATTCTTTTTTGTATTGAAGACACGTAGACAAGACATTTGGTATATTGATACCACAGTTACAAATGTTCAACAGTTCAAAGCTACTAGTGTTCAGCTTATTCTCTACTATTGTACATCAATTGACAAGCCACATAGTTGATCTTCACTTGAAGGTGTACAATATTTAAACCACATGTATAACCATGTAGCGTGACAGGGTTAGAGCATAGGAGATAAAAAGTAGAGACAAGAAAGTAGAACATTACCAAAAAAGCATGTGAGAGTCAACATCACAGCGGGCTTCATGGAGCTTGAACACACTTTTTGTAAAGTTCATATTGCACCAATCAACCCACAGAAAAGCACAGTGCACACGCCTGGCCGTGTCATCCCAAATGAACCATTACACGGATGGGTTTTCTGCATCACACTGTGCTCAGTGAGCTGACATCCAAACATAAAAGCATTATTACAGGCGAATGGGTTGCATTTTGGGAGGAAGAGGCAAACACACAGCAAACATGTTGTGAGTCCTCCAGCTCTGAAAACAAATGGTTTGGCTCTTCTGCCACGCTCCAGGAGTCATGCTGGgaaaatgttttgtattgaggGGCACCGCAGGACAAATGGTTGCAATTCCATTCTTCAAGCCACAGCTGGAATTTGTATAAGGTGGGGAAACTGACAACAGAGAGGCTGCAGTCACTCCGTTAGAGACGGAGAGAGTGATAGTGCCATTTTACTGTGCAATATGTGAGGTAATGATGTAAAAAGTCAATGTTCAGGGAAGCATTTACGCCGTGTGGAAAGTATTTGATGCTACAGTGACAACACACTGAACTGTACAGCCTGTTCAATCAGGTCTGGAGGCAGAATGTGAAACACCACTGACTGCACTCAGAAAGCTGTCAATAGGGAACTTCACACCTGGAAGACGACAACCATCTATCACTAACACTATTGATACTGATTCTTAATTTTCTTATTTCTAATGAGCCATTCAGCTTGTGTTCCTGAGCAAAAGTTGTAATGACTGCTTCAGTTTTAATGATCTGCTTCAGTTGCTTTCCCGATACATCTGCTGCTGGTAGTTTCAGCTGAGTAAGCAAACGTTAATTATGGCACAGCAGGTATTCTGTTGTTCCAATTAATGCACATTTTCTGAACTTGCAAGAGTAGAAAACAACAGGAGGCAaacaatatttacatttatggtGACTTTTTGTAGTCTGATGATACAGATACAGAATAAGAAAATGTACAAGGGTGTGTAGTTTATTGTGATAATTGGCCATGTCAGTGAATAGAGATGTAACCGATCGAAGAGGACTTGTTCTTACCTGAATGGTTTGAAAGTGAGAAGACATCTCCTCACCATAATGGACAGGTCGCTGCTGGATGCAATCATTTTCCACACACGGACAAAGCGGCTCTCCTCAGCATTGTGACAACCAGCTTCAAACACATAACTTTAAAAAACGACAGTCCTGAGGATCAACGGTGAGCGCGGGCAACTTCCCGGCCCGACagctgcgtgcgtgtgtgtgtgtgttttgctgtgtgtgtgtgaaacaacTTCAGCAGGAATCCCGCAGGTGCGTCCTGCTGCAGCAGCGCCTCGGGTATAGTCCTCCTTTTCAGATTGTGCAGCGGAATAAATGTGGAGAAATAATCTGGGACACTCAGTTAGGATTGTACCCCGGACATTGTTGGATAGCAGCGCCGAGTGGAGCCACACGACAGTTGCCTTTGAGTTCCTTCAATTGATCTGAGGGGCTGCTGGAGCTCTGCCTTATTCTCCACTCATTATGGGAGTAGCTGGTTTACTGGTAGCGCCATCTAACGACCGGaaaacaaaacatgtatttactgTGTTTACCTTAAGAAAACAGACCACAGATAGAATAACCAGAGAACAATAAATCACTACATTGATATGATCCTGCAAACAAGGCTGTTTACGATGATAAGAACATTTAGCTGAGTCTTTTATGTGCACGAGGATCACaattacaaatgtaaaatagCAAGAATTCTGCAAACTTGAAAAAAAGCAATCCGTTATAAGCATAGAGGTTATAAGTGATACAGAAATGAGAATTCAttgtttttagtttttattGGCAAAGGAGGAGTACAAAAAGATTTTGGATGGAAGATTTGTTGACTTTGATCAATATGCAAAAAGTTCTTATCAGTAGATTAATGGAAGTGATACAGTGGTAGGTTAATCCAGCAAAACCAAGCACTGTATAGTCTCATTAATGATATGCAATAGTCTCCAAAACAAAATTGTAAAATGTAATACCGTACAGAATCTCATACATTTCAGTACCGAGGATAGCTCCGGCTGTGGCCCAGCAGACAGCAGCTCAGTAGCTACACCCAGAGGACTGAGCACAGAATACACTGACAGCTCAAAGATAATAGTGTCCCTAGATTTCCATTTCCTAGAAAAAAGGCTTCTTCTTCATATTTATGTATGGCTTTTACAAAGACATAGTGAAAGTTAGAGCCAAAAAACTGGCAGATTTGCTCATGTCTTTCAAGTGTTGTCTATTTGAGGATGCTGTTCGAGAATATACACATCAATGCCTTCCTGATAACATTCTGATTGTAACTTCATTAAAAAGGGCATCTTCAGGCACAATCACAAAGAGACTTTCAGGTAAAGTCACTCAGATGTTCCTGTTTTAGTTACCGTTCTCTTTTAGTTTATCCTTGGCCTTGTGAGAAATATGGAGGAAAAGATCTCAAACAAACATTGTGACTTGACCTAAGTATACTAAGTGTACCATCTTACAGTCATCATAGAAAGAGGGACTATCGACAGGTCGAGGCCACATCCAAAGTCGGCCTAATGGACAGCAAGCGGCAGCTGCATCCTCTGTTGTCATGGAAACAGTTTTCACCCCTTCTATGTTGAGCTTCACATGTTGCCTTTTGCAGAGACTGCTGGTATACCATGAGCCTGGGCTGAGGTCTGGAAATGCACCACTCGTCAGATCACATTCACTTCAAATCAGAATCACAATACTTGAATTATCCGTGAGGGAATTTACATTTCATGACAGTCTATTCTATTTGATTgaatttacttgcactattgtatctgttttattgtgctgcactgttggaggagcctgggacctaagattttcatcaacataactacactgtagctatgtacgaatgacaataaaagccttgaatcttgagttGCACCTTtccaacataaaataaatacatattttttaaaagatAAGAAGTTAAAGTAAATATGACTTTGTCTTGACAATGCTGCAGGGCTTCATTACAGGACATGGTTACATAAAACTTCAGCTATAGTGTCTAAGTTAAAAAAGGTTGTGTacagtgtgcgtgtgcgtgcgtgcgtgcgtgcgtgcatgcgtgcgtgcgtgcgtgcgtgtgtgtgtgtgtgtgtgtgtgtgcattgaatcTGGGATGAGCTCTAACTCCCTTTTGATAAGAGGAGGATTCATAATGTCACCTGAAAAGGTTAAAGCAAGGACAACAGTTTCCTTTTTCAACTTTTCATGGCTTTCTACAGTCCTACGTAATTCTTCCTGTTTATAAGTCTTTatatttcttcttgttcttacTCTTCTCCTTCTCCTGCTGCACATTGACCTCTTCACCACTGCATTATCCACAATATTTGTTATCTTGCCGTCTTATATTGCCTCTCTGCCTGAGTCTCTCTTtatttgtctctgtctgtctacgTGTCCCTTGAGTATCTCCTTCCACTgcactctctctccccctcccacTGTTTGCTTTAAATCCCTCTGCTATACTGAGGATTCACAGAGCCAGGCGCCCAAGGACAAATAACTTAAAAGCATTTCCTTTGTATTAAACATGTTTAACGGAGAAATATACATCGGGGAGAAGCAGAAGTGGAAAATGCTGGCTTATGTTTTACACCATGGGAGGAGAATGAATTGTACTTAACTTCGCAGCAGAGATAAAACCCAGTCATATTGAATCGTATGTGCAGCTAGTGTTTGTGCAGCGAGTGTTTTTACTAGTTCTTCTGCCAATGTGGGAGGGAATCAGGGACTGAATCCTAAGCAGCACTTCACACGACTGTCTTCTTTGCTGAGCTATAGAAACGGTCCTATGCCCCAGTATTACATTTTAGCTGATTGTATAATGTGTATCTGGTGTTTTTAGAATAGTTAATTGAttgttataaaataaaataaattgtgtttACTGTAACTGAAACTGTCTCTGGCTCGTTATGTAAAACGAACCTGTGTTCCTTGTGGGTTACATCTTTTATTATCAATAGTTAGTTCCTAGGGGTGAAACTCCCTTAGGTGGCGTTGTTGGCAACACAAACTCTTACCTACACCACACCGTCACATAAAGAAACTGAATAGCTTACAAAGTGTTTTCATAACATGTAATCACATGACTGCCTTCAGTGCCTTTCAAATGCAAGAGTTGATGAAACAAAATCGTGAAAACCTTGAAACGGCACTCATCAAGTGGAGAAATCACTGGGCTTATTGTTTTTCTGGATATTAGACTACCAGAAGACAAACCATAAAACTGTCTTAGCTCATTGTTCATATAAAAAGTTACAGCCACCTGCTTGGTTACTAATCTCAAGAACATGAGATcaagtatgtatgtacattcaCTTCAATAGGAAGTTTTTTTGTCTGGCTACCTTTCAAAAACCTTAACGTTGAGCATAGATTATTTGTGGATTGATGACTATTTCCACACATTAACTACTTTACAATAAAAGCTAAGTTGACAAGAAACTGACCATGGCAAAATGACATTGCCTTTCATATTTTAAGCAGCTCTCGGACCACATCATTCAACATGTTTCAGGTGGAGAATCAGCTTTCGACATTTTGCTATTAACTGCCATTCCCACAATGATCTGCAATTTTGTTTGACATCGACTGACTCTAACCATGGACACTTGAAAACACTATTTTCCTTACATTCTTCACATCACCCCCTCCAGCCTGCTGCACTATCAGCTACCTACAGTCTATGCTCTCAGTTATTTATCACAGAGGAGCTCTCAGCAGATGACTGCTCACAGATAGATCACCTGTGTTACACTGCCATAAATGTCTAATGCTACCATAAATGTAAATGGGAGTGATTGCTCAGCACCTGCGATGCTCTAATGTTGGTGCTGAAAATATAGAAAGTCTGTCCTAATGTTCATTACAGCTCGATCAAGATTCAATACATTCAAATCTAAACGTATATCTTCTCCCTCTAGGCTCTCACAGCTACATCATAATGAGATACAATATGCCATCTTCCATTGCATTTCATAGGAAATTTATTATTTAATCAACAGTTACACAGCCTTGGTAGGCTTCATAGATGGATGTGAGAGACTGTATACCTGCAGAGACGCAACTCACATGTAGCTTCAGAGTTTCCGATATTTACGTTGTTATCTTAACGCCACACTGTATGAAAAGAGGTCGATCTGTCAAAATGGGGGGACTtatacaaggcaaggcaagtttatttatatactgtagcacatttcaacaaaaggaaattcaaagtgctttacaaaaatgaaagagtctgacccttgtcaattaactacaggtgtccctcagggctctgtccttggtcccctcctcttctctttgTACACAAACTCCCTTGGATCGGTCATTAGCccacatggtttttcataccactgctacgctgacgacacccaattaattctgtctttTCCCCGTtctgagacccaggtcgtcgcacgcatctctgcttgtctagcagacatctctcagtggatgtctgctcatcacctcaagctcaacaagACTGAATTGCTttttcttccgggaaaagaGTGTCCCCTCTGtcgtttccccgactcagactgcaaggaatctgggtgtgaccctagataacaacctgtccttcactgcaaacatcgctgctacaacccgctgctgcagatacacgctttacaacatcaggaggatacgtccccagctgacccagaaagccacacaggttctggtccaggctctcgtcatctcacgcctagactactgcaactccctcctggctggtctacctgcatgtgccatccgacctctgcagctcatccagaatgcagcggctcgtctggtcttcaaccttcctaaatgttcccacaccacaccgctcctccgctccctccactggcttccggtaactgctagaatccacttcaagacaatggtacttgcgtaccatgctgcgaatggatctggcccttcctacatccaggacatggttaaaccgtacaccccagcacgtgcactccgctctgcatcaaccaaacgactcgctgcaccctcgctgcgagggggacccaagttcccatcagcaaaaacacgtgggtttgctatcctggctccaaaatggtggaatgagctccccattgacatcaggacagcagatagcttacacaccttccggcggagactgaaaactcatctctttcgactccacttcgagcgatagaattactaacaaagcacttatatactaataaaggactggcttatctaaagccagttgagtagcacttgaaatgtgttggctctatgaaacctgatgtacttatatgattctgttttcttcaaggttgtgtcttctcggtcgaatgcacttattgtaagtcgctttggataaaagtgtcagctaaatacaatgtaatgaaagacattaagagcattaagaaacatattatgaaaaacatttaaacacacTAATTTAAAAGCAAGCAACATGAATAaaggttacagtgcagtgtaagaTACACACATCACAAACAAGACCAAGATCACCTTTTATGTTGGTTTATTCAAACAGATCATTGTGTGACAGTTGTGTGAAATGAAAACTTTTAATAAACACTTaaaggtaggtaagaatggagaaaccagctcgagtgcgctagaatttgaaagtacgcagccgaaaataATCTGCCGCTTCCTCTCAGAGGGGAGAGGGGTTTTGTaatcataatataataatattacatTTCTCAAAGTCACATACTACTTGAACAATAATAACTAAATGGCTGCCACTTGAGCAAACATTCACAGGGTCTTTTCCATTAGTTTGTGTATGTTCTTTGTTAAATGTACTGTAACAAGGTAGGAATTGaattacaatgcaatacaatactgTCCCAAGGAGAGTTGGCACACTTTGCCTTGCTTCAGGTTACTTTCACCACAAACAGATAGGAACATTCAAAGAGAAGCTGGAGCATTATAGCCAATCAAAATGGGCTAGACCTTGGGGTGTGCGGCAGCTGCTGTATTGATAATAGATGTCCTGAGAAAAATCGAAGTCACTACAAACACCTGAACCCTTTAAACTGTGTATCTGCCATCAGGTGCGGTGTAGTTTCAAACATAAGGAAACCAGATTTGAAGGGATCAGTCATAATTTAAGTCATAGTTTAAAGTTATCTTGTGAAATAACGTCAATTTCTTTAAATACCTCAAATGAAGGAAAATAAGTAAGGCTTCGCTGCAGCTGTGTTTGTTCAGCCCTCATGCTGTGCTGTACAGGAAATACAGTTTTATATTGTTTCTCGATCATTTTGCAGTCTGAAAATAGTGCACTCATCAGATCTGTAGTACAGCCTGACACATCAAACAAAGCTTTTCCTGGAGGTTCAGAGCCGATCAATCTTATTTTTCTACCTCCACTACAAAGATTGTGTTGTCTTTTACCTGAAAGGAACAGATTGTACACTGAAACTAAATAACAGAACACATGTTTCAACTCTGAAAAAcacatacagttgcaagaaaaagtatgtgaaccctttggaattacctggatttctgcataaaaatgtgttctgatcttcatcgaagtcacaacaatagacaaacacagtctgcttaaactaataccacacaaacaattatatgtgttcatgtttttattgaacacaccacgtaaacattcacagtgcagggtgaacCCATAGgttaaagacttcttcaagagctaattggagtcaggagtcagccaacctggagtccaatcaaggagacgagattggaggtgttggttaaagctgccctgccctataaaaaatacacaccagtttgaatttgctattcttaagaagcattgccagatgtgaaccatgcctcgcacagaagagctctcagaagacctacgattaagaagtgttgacttgcataaagctggaaagggttacaaaagtatctctgaaagccttgatgttcatcagtccacggtaagacaagttgtctgtacatggagaaagttcagcactgttgctactctccctaggagtggccgtcctgtaaagatgactgcaagagcacagcgcagaatgctcaatgaggtgaagaagagtcctagagtgtcagcgagagacttaaagaaatctctggcacatgctaacatctctgttgacgaatctacgatacgtaaaacactgaacaagaatggagttcatgggaggacaccacggaggaagccactgctgtccagaagaaacattgctgcacgtttgaagtttgcaaaagagcacctggatgttccacagcactactggcaaaatattctgtggacagatgaaaccaaagttgagttgtttggaaggaacacacaacgctatgtgtggagaatccaaagggttcacattttCCTTGCAACTGTATCATGGTTTATTCTCGTTTGTTTTGGTTTCTTCAGAAAATGGTTTGACATTATACCTGACTCCAGCTGTTCTCTTTTCATCACCTGTCCACCAGGCGTCCTCAGCACCTGGCGCTCACCTGCTGACTGATTGGCCAACTGCTCCTCATCTTAAATTACATCTAGCATGTAAAGACCAGACAGTTATATGGGGGTGTTGTTTGCTCTTGGCTTCTCTAGGTTATCTGTTCCCACCCAGTTTAGGGTATGTGCAGAACAAAGGCAACACATACACAATGAAATCAATTCTGACGGCCTAATCCTAAAATCCTAATTCTTGCATTCAAGGTGTTCAAAATACTTTGGtccattacatttaaaaatgaaaagcGTGCATGTCTGTTGTGAAACTTTGGTTATTATATACAGACATGCTGGAAATAATGGTTATAGTCCAACTACATTGTTATATTTTCTCTATTAAAATGATGTATGCAAGGCTATTTGATATGTATCCTTAAACATATAGACTCCATTCAAACCTGCATTAAAATATGAAATGTTGTGGACATTTAACAAGGACCGTATATGTTTTTTGATTGGTCTCTCCACTCTGGCTATCATTTATGTTCATATTAGGCATGATCACAATGTGGACACAATAATGAGAACACATTTGAACACCAGATGTGAATGCAAAGACCAATGAATTACTATCCGGAATACATATCCAAAtaaaaatcacattttattaACCGGCTTTAGTTCAACTATTAACTCTATTTTAAAAGGTCCCTCACTAATAGAAGTGAATGCATGTTTGTATTATGATGAAGAGTAACTTGTTATTTCATGCTTATCTTACTTGTTCATACTTTGCTGATGtctagacagagagctttgctttTGTGTTCTCCACCACATCTACTGTAGCTGGTTCAAGCAAATTGCTTGCTTTTATCTTCACCAGCAGACCCACGTTCTCCACACACATCACAGCCcttttttttactgtttgtTGTAAAACTGGAGAAAGTCAGTGGGACTATAATTTAAAAATTCAGAGGGGAGAAAGTGCCACTATTGTCAAATCCAATACATCTAAAATGCAGCTGTGGTGAATAGAGACACATCAAATGTTGCAAAAATACTGATTTGTTGTCAGCAGGACATACAAAAACGTGATGCTTATGTAGCTGCAGGATTTTAGAAATCTGcttgttattgtgcttttttgtATTAGTTACAGCCTGCACAGTTTGTTCTCCTGGCATTACAGCCACATGCCAGGCCAAGCTGTGACTGCATAACGAAATCCACCTACGGAATATAAATTGCCCAAACTTGTGTTTGCTCAAATAAAAGCCAATTCCAAGATAATGGAGACGCCTTGGTGTTAAGCAATAATCTGATAAACATAAATGCCACCAAAGCTGCTTGTAAATCTGAGCTTTACCAAGTGAGTCACCGGTTTTTAGCGTTTTTTAGATATGTGGTTTGAGTGAGATTTAGTAGCTATTATTGAATTATATTCTCCACACCATAAGCAAATAAACTGGTACAAAGGGCTGTTGATCTTCTTCTAAAATATTGCATTAAAAAAGaatgcatacaaatgtaaaatagAACTTATTAGAAAGCTATTTTGTGTGGTGTTATTTGTTGGGACCCCATTCTACTTTCTAAAGAACATGTAATACTCCTATTTTCTCCAGTGGAAACTGCCAAATGGAACTCCTACTATCGAATGGTTCAGACACTGAACATTGTCAGGGTCAAGGGTCAAATTCTGATGGAAACGGCAGCAATGACCTAGAAAAAAGAGGGAAATGCTTGGTTTAATTTATTAATGAAGTATTAAACATGTCAAATGTTTTCTAAAATGAACATTTGACAACCTTTTAGGGCTAAAAAATAAGCAAGAAAAAAGTATAAACTTGGTATAATGATAGACTATGAAAGTTGAGCctatttgaaatatataaactGTACAAGAGAAACAGAAAGTATCAACATGATACTCCTTTGTGGTTAAATAAAGCAGACAGTAAACAAAAGTTTCGCTCTTACTTTTGTCCTTTGCAGTCTTTCATTCCAGGGCATGTCCACTCCTGCTCAAAGGAAAACCTGACACCACAGGACTTGTAGTTCCCCTTCAGAGGGTGAGATCTACTCAGTAACCGTGTTCCCACCAAGACGTCCAATTCAGCTGAAATGCATTACATGAAGTGCACCTACACCTCTTCACCAACAACATCTCCACTTGATGAAAGACATTAATACGTCTGTGTGTGTTCACACGGTGAGTATTCACACACTTGTTTTGTACTGCAGGCTTTTATCTAGTTCATCTAATGTGTTAAATATTGATTTCAATACAGATGAAAGGGATGAGTCTCTTCTCTGATGTGAGTACACAGCGACGTGTTTTTGGCTGGGTTTCCATCATCTGGTTCACTGCAGGCATTGCAGGTGAGGGATGGTTTTGAActtgaaaataagtgtttctctttttttgtattcactGATTTAAAGGGTTTCAGCCTATGCAGGGCTGTAGTGGTCAATGTGCTCGATTTTGTGGAAGTTTTACACATCATTATGAttaaacaaatacacattagCTCTTAAATAAATAATTCTAACAGTAAACCTCCAGTTATAATAATCTAAGATTGATTTTTCACTCGGTTTCTCTTGTGATTCTGGGAATATGCCTATCTTTACCCCAATATTGAAATCATTTCTAATTCTGGACACACTCAAATTGGATTTGTTGCTTGAAGTTAGAAGTATGGCAAAGTGTAGCTACAGCAACATATCTTTAACTTAACTAGGCATGATTTAGCTTAGCAAAAAGACTGCAAACAGCTAGCATGGTTCTTCCAGATAATAGTCCAACACAAAACCAACTCTAATGTTTCTGCTTAGGTCCAAATTAAAGATACAAGATGTAGTGTGAGTTGCTGGTAGATAGTTGTGTTACATTTAGAAAGTAGCATGGGCTAGCTATTTCCTCCTGTTTCCAgtgtttgtgctaagctaagctaactggctgGTGCTTGTAGTTAAATATTTATCGTACAGACACGAACAAGGTATCATTCTTATTATCTAGCTTTCTTTCCGTTGAGTAAAAATGTGTACTATTCTTTTAAGATAATCTTAAAACTAATTTACCAGACTTTAGTCTAAAAGCTGCACTACTCTCAAAAGTTATAATAACTTGAACTCTGGTTTTCTTTAGTTGAAAAAAGTGATACTTACATACAATACAATGTTACAGTGTTATATTTTTTAACTAAAAGTCATCCCTGTCTCTCAAAATTCAGTCAGTCACGGGCTGGAGCTACAGACCGTTTCCCAGGCGGCAGCACGGTGTGGAGAAAATGTGACACTGACATGTAATGTCAGCTCATCACGCCTCGATATTAAATACTTTTCCTGGCATAAGAATAAAAGTCTGTGTCAATATGACAGCCAGCATGATGACCCCAAGGTTAAATGTGAATATATAGACGAGCCGCTGCCACAAAGCCTCACTCTGACTCTCCTCAACGTGATGCCCAGCGACCAGGGAAAATACCTCTGCAAGCTGCGCTCCCGCCATGGTATGACGTCTAACACTACTGATGTTAAAGTACAAGGTGAGTTATCAGATACAAAAAGAGAAGTACAAATCTCAATGTCTTCTTTTACCCGTCTAAAAGTCCTTTGTTTTCACAGATTGCCTTGCAACTTCTGGCTACGACAGAAATGAGTCTAATGCTGAGTGCTGGTTCAATGGAGTTTACCCCGGTGGCGGCAGCGTCCGCTGGTCCCAAGGAGAGCTTAACTTCACGGCCCCTGCCTTCTACCAGAAAGAAGAAATGGACCATCATGGACGGTACAATATCTTGAGTCAATTAGATGTCCAGAAAGGAAATTGGAACCAGCCGTATACCTGCTCACTGTGGATGCCTTCGACCAGTAAGGCGCTTTTTAGTCACGAACTACATATGGTTAAGAGATTGAAAGGGTCATCAGAAAGCATGGTCACGCTGCAGTGGATCTGTTTGATAATGGAAATCATAATGGTTAAATGTATGACATAAAGGGAACAAACCAACAGAATTCAGATGTTGAAATAAAAAGGAGCCACAGATTAATTCAGTAAATGAAGTGTTGGGTgcagttttgttttttatttgttgtacAATGGGTACATTTAGTTTTTAACCCATTGTTACCTGCATTTAAGAGCTTAGGGAGAACTTCTCGGTAAAAACAAGAGTGTGTAGGGTTTTAATTAGCAAGGGtctaacaaaatatatatatata
Encoded proteins:
- the LOC117451624 gene encoding uncharacterized protein gives rise to the protein MKDINTSVCVHTMKGMSLFSDVSTQRRVFGWVSIIWFTAGIAVSHGLELQTVSQAAARCGENVTLTCNVSSSRLDIKYFSWHKNKSLCQYDSQHDDPKVKCEYIDEPLPQSLTLTLLNVMPSDQGKYLCKLRSRHGMTSNTTDVKVQDCLATSGYDRNESNAECWFNGVYPGGGSVRWSQGELNFTAPAFYQKEEMDHHGRYNILSQLDVQKGNWNQPYTCSLWMPSTSKALFSHELHMVKRLKGSSESMVTLQWICLIMEIIMVKCMT